In a genomic window of Enterobacter asburiae:
- the lysC gene encoding lysine-sensitive aspartokinase 3, with protein MTSFVVAKFGGTSVADYDAMNRSADVVLADPNTRLVVLSASAGVTNLLVSLSEGLEATERFVKLDALRKIQFDILERLQNPNVIREEVERLLENITTLAEAASLATSTALTDELVSHGELMSTLLFVEIMRERNVQAQWFDVRKVMRTSDRFGRAEPDVEMLAELTNQQLAPRLAEGMVITQGFIGSEAKGRTTTLGRGGSDYTAALLGEALHATRVDIWTDVPGIYTTDPRVVSAAKRIDVIAFEEAAEMATFGAKVLHPATLLPAVRSDIPVFVGSSKDPKAGGTLVCKKTENPPLFRALALRRRQTLVTLHSHNMLHSRGFLAEVFGILARHNISVDLITTSEVSIALTLDTTGSTSTGDTLLTQSLLIELSELCRVEVEEDLALVAIIGNKLSRACGVGKEVFGVLDPFNIRMICYGASSYNLCFLVPADQAEQVVQKLHQNLFE; from the coding sequence ATGACGAGTTTTGTGGTCGCCAAGTTTGGCGGCACCAGTGTGGCCGATTACGATGCCATGAACCGCAGCGCCGATGTGGTGCTGGCCGATCCGAATACCCGCCTGGTGGTGCTCTCTGCATCTGCCGGCGTGACGAACCTGCTGGTTTCTCTGTCTGAAGGACTGGAAGCGACAGAACGTTTCGTAAAGCTGGATGCACTGCGCAAAATTCAGTTCGACATCCTTGAACGTCTGCAGAATCCAAACGTGATCCGCGAAGAAGTGGAACGCCTGCTGGAAAATATCACCACCCTGGCAGAAGCGGCGTCTCTGGCCACCTCTACCGCCCTGACCGATGAACTGGTCAGCCACGGTGAATTGATGTCTACCCTGCTGTTCGTTGAAATCATGCGTGAGCGTAACGTTCAGGCGCAGTGGTTTGACGTGCGTAAAGTGATGCGTACCAGCGATCGCTTTGGCCGTGCCGAACCGGACGTTGAGATGTTGGCCGAGCTCACCAACCAGCAGCTGGCTCCGCGCCTGGCAGAAGGCATGGTGATCACCCAGGGCTTTATCGGCAGCGAAGCGAAAGGACGCACGACAACGCTTGGCCGTGGCGGCAGCGACTACACCGCCGCGCTGCTGGGCGAGGCCCTGCATGCAACGCGCGTGGATATCTGGACTGACGTGCCGGGTATTTACACCACCGATCCGCGCGTCGTTTCCGCGGCGAAACGTATTGATGTGATCGCCTTTGAAGAAGCGGCGGAAATGGCCACCTTCGGCGCGAAAGTGCTGCATCCGGCAACGCTGCTGCCCGCCGTGCGCAGCGATATTCCGGTCTTCGTTGGCTCCAGTAAAGATCCAAAAGCGGGCGGGACGCTGGTCTGCAAGAAAACCGAGAACCCGCCGCTATTCCGCGCCCTGGCCCTGCGCCGTCGCCAGACGCTGGTGACGCTCCACAGCCACAATATGCTCCACTCCCGCGGTTTCCTGGCGGAAGTGTTTGGCATTCTGGCGCGCCATAACATCTCTGTAGATTTGATTACCACCTCCGAAGTGAGCATTGCGCTGACGCTGGACACCACTGGCTCCACCTCGACCGGCGACACCCTGCTGACGCAGTCGCTGCTGATTGAGCTGTCTGAACTGTGCCGCGTGGAGGTGGAAGAAGACCTGGCGCTGGTGGCCATCATCGGTAACAAGCTGTCGCGCGCCTGCGGCGTGGGCAAAGAGGTGTTCGGCGTGCTCGACCCGTTCAACATCCGTATGATCTGCTACGGTGCCTCCAGCTACAACCTCTGCTTCCTGGTCCCTGCCGATCAGGCCGAGCAGGTGGTGCAGAAACTTCATCAGAATTTGTTTGAATAA
- the pgi gene encoding glucose-6-phosphate isomerase gives MKNINPTQTAAWQALQKHFDEMKDVTIADLFAKDADRFTKFSATFDDLMLVDFSKNRITEETLAKLQDLAKETELADAIKSMFSGEKINRTEDRAVLHVALRNRSNTPIIVDGKDVMPEVNAVLEKMKTFSEAIISGQWKGYTGKAITDVVNIGIGGSDLGPFMVTEALRPYKNHLNMHFVSNVDGTHIAEVLKNVNPETTLFLVASKTFTTQETMTNAHSARDWFLKTAGDNKHVAKHFAALSTNGKAVSEFGIDTANMFEFWDWVGGRYSLWSAIGLSIILSVGFDNFVELLSGAHAMDKHFSTTAPEKNLPVLLALIGIWYNNFFGAETEAILPYDQYMHRFAAYFQQGNMESNGKYVDRNGNAVDYQTGPIIWGEPGTNGQHAFYQLIHQGTKMVPCDFIAPAITHNPLSDHHPKLLSNFFAQTEALAFGKSREVVEQEYRDQGKDPATLEHVVPFKVFEGNRPTNSILLREITPFSLGALIALYEHKIFTQGAILNIFTFDQWGVELGKQLANRILPELGDDKAIDSHDSSTNGLINRYKAWRA, from the coding sequence ATGAAAAACATCAACCCAACGCAGACCGCTGCCTGGCAGGCACTACAGAAACATTTTGATGAAATGAAGGACGTCACCATCGCGGATCTGTTCGCGAAAGATGCCGATCGTTTCACTAAGTTCTCCGCGACCTTCGATGACCTGATGCTGGTGGATTTCTCCAAGAACCGCATTACCGAAGAGACGCTGGCAAAACTGCAGGATCTGGCAAAAGAGACTGAGCTTGCCGACGCCATCAAATCCATGTTCTCCGGCGAAAAGATCAACCGCACCGAAGACCGTGCCGTGCTGCACGTGGCCCTGCGTAACCGTAGCAATACGCCAATCATCGTTGACGGCAAAGATGTGATGCCGGAAGTAAACGCGGTGCTGGAAAAGATGAAAACCTTCTCCGAAGCGATCATCTCAGGTCAGTGGAAAGGTTACACCGGCAAAGCAATTACGGATGTTGTTAACATCGGTATCGGCGGCTCTGACCTCGGTCCGTTCATGGTGACCGAAGCGCTGCGTCCGTACAAAAACCACCTCAACATGCACTTTGTCTCTAACGTCGATGGTACCCACATCGCCGAAGTGCTGAAGAACGTAAATCCGGAAACCACCCTGTTCCTGGTGGCGTCCAAAACCTTCACTACTCAGGAAACCATGACCAACGCCCACAGCGCGCGCGATTGGTTCCTGAAAACCGCGGGCGACAACAAGCACGTGGCGAAACATTTCGCGGCGCTGTCCACCAACGGTAAAGCCGTCAGCGAGTTCGGTATCGACACCGCGAATATGTTCGAGTTCTGGGACTGGGTTGGTGGCCGCTACTCTCTGTGGTCTGCAATCGGCCTGTCCATCATCCTGTCCGTGGGCTTCGACAACTTCGTTGAGCTGCTCTCTGGCGCGCACGCAATGGACAAACACTTCTCCACCACTGCACCTGAGAAAAACCTGCCGGTGCTGCTGGCGCTGATTGGGATCTGGTACAACAACTTCTTCGGCGCTGAAACCGAAGCAATTCTGCCGTACGACCAGTACATGCACCGCTTTGCGGCCTACTTCCAGCAGGGGAACATGGAATCCAACGGTAAGTACGTTGACCGTAACGGCAACGCGGTGGATTACCAGACTGGACCAATCATCTGGGGCGAACCGGGCACCAACGGTCAGCACGCGTTCTACCAGCTGATTCACCAGGGCACCAAAATGGTACCGTGCGATTTCATCGCGCCGGCGATTACACACAACCCGCTGTCCGACCACCATCCAAAGCTGCTGTCTAACTTCTTCGCACAGACAGAAGCGTTGGCGTTCGGTAAATCCCGCGAGGTGGTAGAGCAGGAATACCGTGACCAGGGTAAAGATCCGGCCACGCTGGAGCACGTTGTGCCGTTCAAAGTGTTCGAAGGCAACCGTCCAACCAACTCCATCCTGCTGCGTGAAATCACGCCATTCAGCCTGGGCGCGCTGATTGCGCTGTACGAGCACAAGATCTTCACTCAGGGCGCTATTCTGAACATCTTCACCTTTGACCAGTGGGGCGTTGAGCTGGGCAAACAGCTGGCAAACCGTATTCTGCCAGAGCTGGGTGACGATAAAGCGATCGACAGCCACGACAGCTCCACCAATGGTTTGATTAACCGTTATAAAGCATGGCGTGCGTAA
- a CDS encoding YjbF family lipoprotein, whose translation MVISPLRRRVVKRPAIILICLLLQACSATTKGLGHSLWDSLFGTPGVHLTDDELQNMPYASQYMQLNDGPQLFVVLAFDENGQQKWVTQDQATIVTQHGRIVKTLLGGDNLLEVNNLAEDPLIKPNQIVDGAGWTRTMGWTEHKQVRYATARSTFRWDGTDSVKVGSDETQVRVLDEKVTTDQATWHNRFWIDEEGQIRQSLQYLGAGFFPVKTTLIKAAKS comes from the coding sequence GTGGTTATTTCGCCCCTTCGGAGAAGAGTCGTGAAGCGACCTGCAATCATTCTGATTTGCCTGCTGTTGCAGGCGTGCTCAGCCACCACCAAAGGGCTGGGGCATTCACTGTGGGACAGCCTGTTCGGCACACCGGGCGTGCATCTGACCGATGACGAACTTCAGAACATGCCGTACGCCAGCCAGTACATGCAGCTTAATGATGGCCCGCAACTGTTTGTGGTGCTCGCTTTCGATGAAAACGGGCAGCAGAAATGGGTGACGCAGGATCAGGCCACCATCGTGACGCAGCATGGTCGTATTGTGAAAACGCTGCTCGGCGGCGATAACCTGCTCGAGGTGAATAATCTCGCCGAAGACCCGCTCATCAAGCCAAATCAGATCGTCGACGGCGCAGGCTGGACGCGCACCATGGGCTGGACCGAGCACAAGCAGGTGCGCTACGCCACGGCCCGCTCCACCTTCCGCTGGGACGGTACGGATAGCGTGAAGGTGGGCAGCGACGAAACGCAGGTTCGCGTGCTGGATGAGAAGGTGACAACCGACCAGGCCACCTGGCATAACCGCTTCTGGATTGACGAGGAAGGGCAGATCCGTCAGTCCTTACAGTATCTCGGCGCCGGTTTCTTCCCGGTGAAAACCACCCTGATCAAGGCGGCGAAATCATGA
- a CDS encoding capsule biosynthesis GfcC family protein — translation MKTLIYAAFLASLAAPLAWSAGTVKVYTPDSEKPKTLTNAEHLLDLVGQPRLANSWWPGAVIGERQATVKAEQEHLALLARLTGLAEQEDGDDAAAINSVRQQLQALKVTGRQKVNLDPDEVRVTEKGNPTLQGEYTLWLPVKPTTVTVMGLISSPGKKPFTPGRDVASYLDEQSLLSGADNSYAWIIYPDGHTQKAPVAYWNKRHIEPMPGSIIFVGFADHFWTKAYDGLNADILHSLTQRIPEE, via the coding sequence ATGAAAACGCTCATCTACGCTGCGTTTCTCGCCAGTCTTGCCGCGCCGCTGGCATGGTCAGCAGGAACGGTAAAGGTCTACACGCCGGACAGTGAAAAACCCAAAACCTTAACCAACGCCGAGCATCTGCTCGATCTCGTCGGGCAGCCGAGGCTTGCCAACAGCTGGTGGCCGGGAGCGGTGATTGGCGAGCGTCAGGCGACGGTTAAGGCGGAGCAGGAACACCTTGCCTTGCTGGCCCGACTGACGGGTCTGGCAGAGCAGGAAGACGGCGACGATGCCGCAGCCATTAACAGCGTTCGCCAGCAGCTTCAGGCGCTGAAGGTGACAGGCCGCCAGAAAGTCAATCTTGATCCAGATGAAGTGCGCGTCACGGAAAAGGGCAACCCCACGCTTCAAGGGGAGTACACCCTCTGGCTGCCGGTGAAGCCGACGACGGTGACCGTGATGGGGCTTATCAGCAGCCCGGGTAAAAAGCCCTTTACGCCCGGCCGCGACGTGGCAAGCTATCTTGACGAACAAAGCCTGCTGAGCGGCGCGGATAACAGCTACGCATGGATTATTTATCCCGACGGGCATACGCAAAAAGCGCCGGTGGCGTACTGGAATAAACGCCATATCGAACCCATGCCGGGCAGCATCATTTTTGTCGGTTTTGCCGACCATTTCTGGACGAAGGCATATGACGGGCTTAACGCCGATATCCTTCACTCCCTGACACAGCGGATACCGGAAGAATGA
- a CDS encoding YjbH domain-containing protein: MKRTYLYSMLALCVSAACHAETYPAPVGPSQSDFGGVGLLQTPTARMAREGEISLNYRDNDQYRYYSASVQLFPWLETTLRYTDVRTKQYSSVDAFSGDQTYKDKAFDVKLRLWEESYWMPQVSVGAKDIGGTGLFDAEYIVASKAWGPFDFSLGLGWGYLGTSGNVKNPFCTYSDKFCYRDNSYKKAGSINGDQMFHGPASLFGGVEYQTPWQPLRLKLEYEGNDYSQDFAGKIEQKSKFNVGAIYRVTDWADVNLSYERGNTVMFGFTLRTNFNDMRPHYNDNARPAYRPEPQDAILQHSVVANQLTLLKYNAGLADPKIQVKGDTLYVTGEQVKYRDSREGIERANRIVMNDLPDGIRTIRVTENRLNLPQVTTETDVASLKRHLEGEPLGHETELVQKRVEPIVPETTEQGWYIDKSRFDFHIDPVLNQSVGGPENFYMYQLGAMATADLWVTDHLLTTGSLFGNIANNYDKFNYTNPPNDSKLPRVRTRVREYVQNDVYVNNLQANYFQYFGNGFYGQVYGGYLETMFGGAGAEVLYRPVDSNWAFGIDANYVKQRDWRSAQDMMKFTDYSVKTGHLTAYWTPSFAQDVLVKASVGQYLAGDKGGTLDISKHFDSGVVVGGYATITNVSPDEYGEGDFTKGVYVSIPLDLFSSGPTRSRAAVGWTPLTRDGGQQLGRKFQLYDMTSDKNINFR, translated from the coding sequence ATGAAAAGAACCTATCTCTACAGCATGCTGGCGCTCTGCGTAAGCGCCGCCTGCCATGCAGAAACGTATCCGGCACCTGTTGGCCCGTCTCAGTCAGACTTCGGCGGCGTCGGTTTACTGCAAACGCCTACCGCGCGCATGGCGCGTGAAGGGGAAATTAGCCTGAACTACCGCGATAACGACCAGTATCGCTACTATTCCGCCTCCGTACAGCTTTTCCCGTGGCTCGAAACCACGCTGCGCTACACCGACGTGCGTACGAAACAGTACAGCAGCGTCGACGCCTTCTCCGGCGATCAGACCTACAAAGATAAAGCCTTCGACGTCAAGCTGCGCCTGTGGGAAGAGAGCTACTGGATGCCGCAGGTCTCCGTGGGTGCAAAAGATATCGGCGGGACCGGCCTGTTTGATGCGGAATACATCGTGGCCAGCAAAGCCTGGGGGCCGTTTGACTTCTCTCTGGGGCTTGGCTGGGGTTATCTCGGCACCAGCGGCAACGTCAAAAACCCGTTCTGTACCTACAGCGATAAATTCTGCTATCGCGATAACAGCTACAAGAAAGCGGGCTCCATCAACGGCGATCAGATGTTCCATGGTCCGGCCTCGCTGTTCGGCGGCGTGGAATACCAGACACCGTGGCAGCCGCTGCGCCTGAAGCTGGAGTACGAAGGGAACGACTACTCGCAGGACTTCGCCGGGAAGATTGAGCAGAAGAGCAAGTTTAACGTCGGCGCCATTTATCGCGTCACCGACTGGGCCGACGTTAACCTCAGCTACGAGCGCGGCAACACGGTGATGTTTGGCTTCACGCTGCGCACTAACTTTAACGACATGCGGCCGCACTACAACGATAACGCGCGGCCTGCCTACCGGCCGGAGCCGCAGGATGCGATTCTGCAGCACTCCGTGGTGGCAAACCAGCTGACGCTGTTGAAATACAACGCCGGTCTGGCCGATCCGAAAATTCAGGTGAAAGGCGATACGCTGTACGTCACCGGCGAGCAGGTGAAATACCGCGACTCGCGGGAAGGGATCGAACGCGCCAACCGGATCGTGATGAACGATCTCCCGGACGGGATCCGCACGATCCGCGTGACGGAGAACCGCCTGAATCTGCCTCAGGTTACAACCGAAACCGATGTCGCCAGCCTCAAGCGCCACCTGGAAGGAGAACCGCTCGGGCATGAAACCGAGCTGGTGCAAAAACGCGTAGAGCCGATCGTGCCGGAAACCACCGAGCAGGGCTGGTATATCGACAAATCACGCTTTGATTTCCATATCGATCCGGTGCTGAACCAGTCCGTCGGCGGGCCGGAAAACTTCTACATGTATCAACTGGGTGCGATGGCGACGGCGGATCTGTGGGTCACCGATCACCTGTTGACCACCGGTAGCCTGTTCGGCAACATCGCGAACAACTACGACAAGTTTAACTACACCAACCCGCCGAACGACTCGAAGCTGCCGCGCGTGCGTACCCGCGTGCGTGAATACGTGCAGAACGATGTCTATGTGAATAACCTGCAGGCCAACTACTTCCAGTATTTCGGCAACGGCTTCTACGGCCAGGTTTACGGGGGCTACCTGGAGACTATGTTCGGTGGCGCGGGAGCGGAGGTGCTGTATCGTCCCGTCGACAGCAACTGGGCGTTCGGGATTGATGCCAACTACGTTAAGCAGCGTGACTGGCGCAGCGCGCAGGACATGATGAAGTTCACCGACTACAGCGTCAAAACCGGCCACCTGACCGCCTACTGGACGCCGTCGTTCGCGCAGGACGTACTGGTGAAAGCCAGCGTCGGCCAGTATCTGGCGGGCGATAAGGGCGGCACGCTGGATATCTCCAAACACTTCGACAGCGGCGTCGTGGTGGGCGGCTACGCCACCATCACCAACGTCTCGCCGGACGAATACGGGGAAGGGGACTTCACCAAAGGGGTCTACGTGTCGATTCCGCTGGATCTCTTCTCGTCAGGTCCGACCCGCAGCCGCGCGGCGGTGGGCTGGACGCCGCTGACGCGTGACGGGGGCCAGCAGCTTGGGCGTAAGTTCCAGCTGTATGACATGACCAGCGATAAGAACATTAACTTCCGCTGA
- the psiE gene encoding phosphate-starvation-inducible protein PsiE — protein MTSLTRPRVEFISTILQTVLNLGLLSLGLILVVFLGKETVHLADVLFAPEQTSKYALVEGLVVYFLYFEFIALIVKYFQSGFHFPLRYFVYIGITAIVRLIIVDHKSPLDVLIYSAAILLLVITLWLCNSKRLKRE, from the coding sequence ATGACATCCCTGACTCGCCCGCGCGTTGAGTTTATCTCAACCATCCTCCAGACCGTGCTGAACCTCGGTCTGTTGAGCCTTGGCCTGATCCTGGTCGTCTTTCTCGGTAAAGAGACGGTGCATCTGGCGGATGTGCTGTTCGCCCCTGAGCAAACCAGCAAATATGCGCTGGTGGAAGGCCTGGTGGTCTACTTTCTCTACTTTGAATTTATCGCCCTGATTGTGAAGTACTTTCAGTCCGGCTTTCACTTCCCGCTGCGCTATTTTGTCTACATTGGCATCACTGCGATTGTGCGGCTGATCATCGTCGATCATAAGTCTCCGCTCGACGTGCTGATCTACTCGGCGGCGATCCTGCTGCTGGTGATTACCCTCTGGCTGTGCAATTCGAAGCGGCTGAAACGGGAATAA
- the malG gene encoding maltose ABC transporter permease MalG yields the protein MAMVQPKSQKLRLLATHLGLLIFIAAIMFPLLMVIAISLRSGNFATGSLIPDEISWEHWKLALGFSVEHADGRVTPPPFPVLLWLWNSVKVATITAIGIVTLSTTCAYAFARMRFPGKATLLKGMLIFQMFPAVLSLVALYALFDRLGQYVPFIGLNTHGGVIFAYLGGIALHVWTIKGYFETIDGSLEEAASLDGATPWQAFRLVLLPLSVPILAVVFILSFIAAITEVPVASLLLRDVNSYTLAVGMQQYLNPQNYLWGDFAAAAVLSAIPITVVFLLAQRWLVNGLTAGGVKG from the coding sequence ATGGCAATGGTACAACCCAAATCTCAGAAACTGCGCCTCCTGGCGACGCACCTGGGCCTGCTGATTTTCATCGCGGCGATTATGTTCCCGCTGCTGATGGTCATCGCCATCTCCCTGCGTTCGGGCAACTTCGCCACCGGGAGCCTGATCCCGGATGAAATCTCCTGGGAGCACTGGAAGCTCGCGTTGGGCTTCAGCGTGGAGCACGCGGATGGCCGCGTCACGCCGCCGCCGTTCCCGGTGCTGCTGTGGCTGTGGAACTCGGTGAAAGTGGCGACCATCACCGCGATCGGCATCGTGACGCTCTCCACCACCTGTGCTTATGCCTTTGCCCGCATGCGTTTCCCGGGCAAAGCGACGCTGCTAAAAGGCATGCTGATTTTCCAGATGTTCCCGGCCGTGCTGTCTCTGGTCGCGTTGTATGCTCTGTTTGACCGTCTCGGCCAGTACGTACCGTTTATCGGCCTGAATACCCACGGCGGCGTGATCTTCGCCTATCTCGGCGGTATTGCCCTGCACGTGTGGACCATCAAAGGCTATTTCGAAACCATCGACGGCTCGCTGGAAGAGGCGGCGTCGCTGGACGGTGCCACCCCGTGGCAGGCGTTCCGTCTGGTGCTGCTGCCGCTGTCCGTGCCGATTCTGGCGGTGGTGTTTATCCTGTCGTTTATCGCGGCGATCACCGAAGTACCGGTTGCCTCACTGTTACTGCGCGATGTGAACAGCTACACCCTGGCCGTAGGCATGCAACAATACCTCAACCCGCAAAACTACCTGTGGGGCGATTTTGCCGCGGCGGCCGTACTCTCCGCCATCCCGATTACCGTGGTGTTCCTGCTGGCCCAGCGCTGGCTGGTCAACGGCCTGACGGCGGGCGGCGTGAAAGGTTAA
- the malF gene encoding maltose ABC transporter permease MalF, translated as MDVIKKKHWWQSDALKWSAIGLLCLLVGYLVVLMYVQGEYLFAIMTLILSSAGLYIFANRKAYAWRYVYPGVAGMGLFVLFPLICTIAIAFTNYSSTNQLAQERAQQVLLDRSYQAGKTFNFGLYPAGDEWKLALTDGESGKNYISDAFKFGGEQKLALKEAAALPEGERANLRIITQNRQALTQLTAVLPDESKVTMSSLRQFSGTQPLYTLADDGTLTNNQSGVKYRPNNDIGFYQSITADGKWGDDKLSPGYTVTIGWDNFTRVFTDEGIQKPFFAIFVWTVVFSVLTVILTVAVGMVLACLVQWESLKGKAIYRVLLILPYAVPSFISILIFKGLFNQSFGEINMMLSALFGIKPAWFSDPTTARSMIIIVNTWLGYPYMMILCMGLLKAIPDDLYEASAMDGAGPFQNFFKITLPLLIKPLTPLMIASFAFNFNNFVLIQLLTNGGPDRLGTTTPAGYTDLLVSYTYRIAFEGGGGQDFGLAAAIATLIFLLVGALAIVNLKATRMKFD; from the coding sequence ATGGATGTCATTAAAAAGAAGCACTGGTGGCAAAGCGACGCGCTGAAGTGGTCAGCGATCGGTCTGCTGTGTCTGCTGGTGGGTTACCTTGTTGTTTTAATGTACGTACAAGGGGAATATCTGTTTGCCATCATGACGCTGATCCTGAGCTCTGCTGGCCTGTATATTTTCGCCAACCGTAAAGCCTATGCCTGGCGTTATGTTTACCCGGGCGTGGCCGGGATGGGGCTGTTTGTCCTGTTCCCACTGATCTGCACCATCGCCATTGCGTTCACCAACTACAGCAGCACCAACCAGCTTGCGCAGGAACGCGCCCAGCAGGTGCTTCTTGATCGCTCTTATCAGGCGGGTAAAACCTTTAACTTCGGCCTTTATCCTGCGGGTGACGAGTGGAAGTTAGCGCTTACCGACGGTGAGAGCGGCAAAAACTATATTTCCGACGCGTTCAAATTTGGCGGCGAGCAGAAGCTGGCCTTAAAAGAGGCTGCGGCCCTGCCGGAAGGTGAACGTGCCAACCTGCGTATCATCACCCAGAACCGTCAGGCGCTGACCCAGCTCACCGCCGTGCTGCCAGACGAAAGCAAAGTCACCATGAGCTCGCTGCGCCAGTTCTCCGGCACGCAGCCGCTTTATACCCTGGCGGATGACGGTACGCTGACCAACAACCAGAGCGGCGTGAAGTACCGTCCGAATAACGACATTGGTTTCTATCAATCCATTACCGCCGACGGAAAATGGGGTGATGACAAGCTCAGCCCGGGCTACACCGTCACCATCGGCTGGGACAACTTTACCCGCGTGTTTACCGACGAAGGCATCCAGAAACCGTTCTTTGCCATCTTCGTCTGGACGGTGGTGTTCTCGGTGCTGACGGTGATCCTGACCGTGGCCGTGGGCATGGTGCTGGCCTGTCTCGTGCAGTGGGAGTCGCTGAAAGGCAAAGCGATTTACCGCGTGCTGCTGATTCTGCCCTACGCCGTACCGTCGTTTATCTCGATTCTGATTTTCAAAGGACTGTTTAACCAGAGCTTCGGTGAAATCAACATGATGCTGAGCGCGCTGTTCGGTATCAAACCGGCCTGGTTCAGCGACCCGACCACCGCCCGTTCGATGATTATCATCGTGAACACCTGGCTGGGTTATCCGTACATGATGATCCTGTGCATGGGCCTGCTGAAGGCTATCCCGGACGATCTGTATGAAGCCTCGGCGATGGATGGCGCAGGTCCGTTCCAGAATTTCTTTAAAATTACGCTGCCGCTGCTCATTAAGCCGCTGACGCCGCTGATGATTGCCAGCTTCGCCTTTAACTTTAACAACTTCGTGCTGATTCAGCTGTTGACCAACGGTGGTCCGGACCGCCTTGGCACCACGACGCCGGCAGGTTATACCGACCTGCTCGTGAGCTACACCTACCGTATCGCCTTCGAGGGCGGCGGCGGTCAGGACTTCGGCCTGGCGGCAGCGATTGCCACCCTGATCTTCCTGCTGGTTGGCGCCCTGGCGATTGTGAACCTGAAAGCCACACGTATGAAATTTGACTAA
- the malE gene encoding maltose/maltodextrin ABC transporter substrate-binding protein MalE: MNIKTGARVFALSALAAMMISAPALAKIEEGKLVIWINGDKGYNGLAEVGKKFEKDTGIKVTVEHPDKLEEKFPQVAATGDGPDIIFWAHDRFGGYAQSGLLAEVTPDKAFQDKLFPFTWDAVRYNGKLIAYPIAVEALSLIYNKDLVPNPPKTWEEIPKLDKELKAKGKSALMFNLQEPYFTWPLIAADGGYAFKFENGKYDVKDVGVDNAGAKKGLTFLVDLIKNKHMNADTDYSIAEAAFNKGETAMTINGPWAWTNIDKSKINYGVTLLPTFNGKPSKPFVGVLSAGINAASPNKELAKEFLENYLLTDQGLGEVNKDKPLGAVALKSFQDQLAKDPRIAATMDNAQKGEIMPNIPQMAAFWYATRTAVINAASGRQTVDAALKDAQGRITK, translated from the coding sequence ATGAATATCAAGACTGGCGCACGCGTTTTCGCATTGTCCGCCCTTGCAGCAATGATGATTTCCGCCCCAGCGCTCGCCAAAATTGAAGAAGGCAAGCTGGTTATCTGGATTAACGGCGACAAGGGCTATAACGGCCTGGCCGAAGTGGGCAAAAAATTCGAAAAAGACACCGGTATCAAAGTTACCGTAGAACACCCGGACAAGCTGGAAGAGAAGTTCCCGCAGGTTGCAGCAACCGGTGACGGCCCGGACATCATCTTCTGGGCGCACGACCGTTTCGGCGGTTACGCGCAGTCTGGCCTGCTGGCTGAAGTCACCCCGGACAAAGCTTTCCAGGACAAACTGTTCCCGTTCACCTGGGATGCCGTTCGCTACAACGGCAAGTTGATCGCTTACCCAATCGCAGTTGAAGCCCTGTCTCTGATTTACAACAAAGACCTGGTGCCAAACCCGCCGAAAACCTGGGAAGAGATCCCGAAACTGGATAAAGAGCTGAAGGCGAAGGGTAAATCCGCCCTGATGTTCAACCTGCAAGAACCGTATTTCACCTGGCCGCTGATTGCTGCCGACGGCGGTTACGCGTTCAAGTTTGAAAACGGCAAATATGACGTGAAAGACGTGGGCGTGGATAACGCGGGCGCGAAAAAAGGCCTGACCTTCCTGGTTGACCTGATTAAGAACAAACACATGAACGCGGATACCGACTACTCCATCGCGGAAGCGGCGTTCAACAAAGGCGAAACCGCGATGACCATCAACGGTCCGTGGGCCTGGACCAACATCGACAAGAGCAAAATCAACTACGGCGTGACGCTGCTGCCAACCTTCAACGGCAAGCCGTCTAAACCGTTCGTGGGCGTGCTGAGCGCGGGCATCAACGCCGCCAGCCCGAACAAAGAGCTGGCGAAAGAGTTCCTGGAAAACTACCTGCTGACCGATCAGGGCCTGGGTGAAGTGAACAAGGACAAACCGCTGGGTGCCGTTGCGCTGAAATCCTTCCAGGATCAGCTGGCGAAAGATCCACGCATCGCGGCCACCATGGATAACGCCCAGAAAGGCGAAATCATGCCGAACATCCCGCAGATGGCTGCGTTCTGGTACGCCACCCGTACTGCGGTCATCAACGCTGCAAGCGGTCGTCAGACTGTCGATGCCGCACTGAAAGATGCTCAGGGTCGTATTACTAAGTAA